A portion of the Oncorhynchus gorbuscha isolate QuinsamMale2020 ecotype Even-year linkage group LG19, OgorEven_v1.0, whole genome shotgun sequence genome contains these proteins:
- the LOC124006262 gene encoding uncharacterized protein LOC124006262 isoform X2, which produces MIVTMLTAMYMVVRVVEKIGVRFARRDPPLPFVVTQVLPWQVHHVSQKRRSSATAEYDGQRRNSLGVFRKNSACSNGCAAAPLGLTLPAEKAAATIQNQFRKYQQKKKETK; this is translated from the exons ATGATAGTTACAATGCTAACTGCTATGTACATGGTGGTCAGAGTAGTTGAAAAG ATAGGAGTGCGGTTTGCACGCAGGGATCCTCCCTTGCCTTTCGTGGTGACCCAGGTTCTGCCCTGGCAGGTGCACCATGTGTCCCAAAAGAGGAGGAGCAGCGCAACAGCAGAG TACGATGGTCAGAGGAGGAACAGCCTAGGAGTGTTCAGAAAGA ACTCCGCCTGCAGCAACGGGTGTGCAGCGGCGCCCCTCGGCCTCACCCTGCCCGCGGAGAAAGCTGCCGCCACCATCCAGAACCAGTTCAGGAAGTACCAGCAGAAGAAGAAGGAGACCAAGTAG
- the LOC124006262 gene encoding uncharacterized protein LOC124006262 isoform X1 — protein MIVTMLTAMYMVVRVVEKIGVRFARRDPPLPFVVTQVLPWQVHHVSQKRRSSATAEYDGQRRNSLGVFRKINSDLFPNTTLAVAVATLAVPCLLTCNRKDSACSNGCAAAPLGLTLPAEKAAATIQNQFRKYQQKKKETK, from the exons ATGATAGTTACAATGCTAACTGCTATGTACATGGTGGTCAGAGTAGTTGAAAAG ATAGGAGTGCGGTTTGCACGCAGGGATCCTCCCTTGCCTTTCGTGGTGACCCAGGTTCTGCCCTGGCAGGTGCACCATGTGTCCCAAAAGAGGAGGAGCAGCGCAACAGCAGAG TACGATGGTCAGAGGAGGAACAGCCTAGGAGTGTTCAGAAAGA TAAATTCGGACCTCTTCCCCAATACAACGTTGGCTGTTGCTGTTGCCACTTTGGCTGTGCCCTGTCTCCTGACGTGCAACCGGAAAGACTCCGCCTGCAGCAACGGGTGTGCAGCGGCGCCCCTCGGCCTCACCCTGCCCGCGGAGAAAGCTGCCGCCACCATCCAGAACCAGTTCAGGAAGTACCAGCAGAAGAAGAAGGAGACCAAGTAG